One Thunnus thynnus chromosome 18, fThuThy2.1, whole genome shotgun sequence genomic region harbors:
- the faua gene encoding FAU ubiquitin like and ribosomal protein S30 fusion a, translated as MQLFLRAQNTHTLEVTGQETVADIKAHVQTLEGLLVEDQVLLLAGCPLENEASLASCGVSEHCTLEVAGRLLGGKVHGSLARAGKVRGQTPKVDKQEKKKKKTGRAKRRIQYNRRFVNVVPTFGKKKGPNANS; from the exons ATGCAGCTTTTCTTGCGTGCCCAGAACACTCACACCCTTGAGGTGACTGGACAGGAGACTGTCGCAGACATTAAG GCTCATGTCCAGACTCTGGAGGGTCTCCTGGTCGAGGATCAGGTGCTGTTGCTTGCCGGGTGCCCACTGGAGAATGAAGCCTCTCTGGCATCCTGTGGTGTCTCAGAGCACTGCACCTTGGAGGTAGCTGGCAGGCTGCTCGGAG GTAAGGTCCACGGCTCTCTGGCCCGTGCCGGAAAAGTGAGGGGACAGACACCCAAG GTTGAcaagcaggagaagaagaagaagaagactggcCGTGCTAAGCGTCGCATCCAGTACAACAGGCGCTTCGTGAACGTTGTGCCCACCTTCGGAAAGAAGAAGGGACCCAACGCCAACTCCTAA
- the prpf39 gene encoding pre-mRNA-processing factor 39 isoform X1 has product MEDTGLHLSDDPITGMLETESPAMESNGDGFLPDLPVLGQTADWSLDQVAPEPLTNILPEDSDASQDAPGEQHHPSQQMNSTELGSVEKAVEHFQIASAQLFQEEQPPPQPTEEGEQPSEHKAESTEAQQDSQQMTTEPETAAQDSTQDGTETPQAAEDGMELEEPSKETTQDPAVPAEPAEPQLPSEFEKLFKGCEDNPEDFNGWVYLLQYVEQENVLEAVRKSFDIFFLRYPYCYGYWKKYADIEKKHGNIQVAEEVYRRGLQAIPLSVDLWLHYLTYIKENSDPSDPETEGRIRAAYDHAVLAAGTDFRSDRLWESFINWETEQEKLANVTAIYDRILGIPTQLYSQHFQRFKDHVQNNNPKHFLSEEEFVQLRLELSKANPVAMVCEDEETPVAQEELPPGTEDLADPAKRVTEIENMRHKVIEVRQEVFNHNEHEVSKRWAFEEGIKRPYFHVKALEKTQLNNWKEYLDFEIENGTPERVVVLFERCLIACALYEEFWTKYAKYLEGYSTDGVRHVYKKACTIHLPKKPAIHLLWAAFEEQQGNVEEARGVLKSLEAAVPSLAMVRLRRVSLERRHGNLEEAEALLREAMESAKNATETSFYAVKLARQLMKVQRSLSKARKVLLDAIEKDQTSPKLYLNLLELEYSGDVTQNEAEILACFDRALKSQMPLESRLLFSQRKVEFLEDFGSDINVLVATYEEHQKLQKESEPTKRKAENGYDSSQEPDAKRQRVDEASSGAANAMTDMQANNSAYNYNWYQQQYAGWGQNSWGQYNQYAQYNHYYPPPPT; this is encoded by the exons GTCTTCACCTTTCAGACGATCCCATTACTGGAATGCTGGAAACTGAGTCCCCTGCCATGGAGAGCAATGGGGATGGCTTCCTTCCTGACCTTCCTGTTCTAGGCCAAACCGCTGACTGGTCTCTAGACCAGGTTGCTCCAGAGCCGCTCACAAACATCTTGCCTGAGGACTCAGATGCATCCCAAGATGCTCCGGGGGAACAACATCACCCAAGCCAGCAGATGAATTCCACAGAGCTGGGATCTGTGGAGAAGGCTGTGGAACATTTTCAGATTGCCAGTGCTCAGCTCTTCCAAGAGGAGCAGCCTCCACCACAACCCACAGAAGAGGGAGAACAGCCATCAGAACACAAAGCAGAGTCTACGGAGGCTCAGCAAGACAGCCAGCAGATGACTACAGAACCAGAGACTGCAGCACAGGATAGCACTCAAG ATGGGACTGAGACACCACAAGCAGCAGAGGATGGCATGGAGCTGGAAGAACCATCCAAAGAGACAACACAAGACCCAGCTGTTCCTGCAGAGCCAGCAGAGCCACAGCTCCCCAGCGAGTTTGAGAAACTCTTCAAAGGATGCGAGGACAACCCAGAAGACTTCAATGGTTGGGTCTACCTGCTGCAGTATGTGGAGCAAGAG AATGTTCTTGAAGCTGTGAGAAAGTCCTTTGACATATTCTTCCTGCGGTATCCCTACTGCTATGGCTACTGGAAGAAATATGCTGATATAGAGAAAAAGCATGGGAACATACAGGTTGCAGAAGAG GTGTACAGAAGAGGCTTGCAGGCCATCCCTCTCAGTGTTGACCTGTGGCTGCACTACCTGACCTACATCAAAGAGAACTCAGACCCAAGTGACCCAGAGACAGAGGGACGCATTCGAGC TGCCTATGATCATGCAGTGCTTGCGGCTGGCACAGACTTTCGCTCAGACCGTCTGTGGGAGTCCTTCATCAACTGGGAGACAGAGCAGGAGAAACTGGCTAACGTCACTGCCATCTATGATCGCATCTTGGGCATTCCAACCCAACTGTATTCCCAGCACTTCCAGAG GTTCAAAGATCACGTGCAGAACAACAACCCCAAACACTTCTTGTCAGAAGAGGAGTTTGTACAGCTGAGGCTCGAGCTATCCAAAGCCAACCCCGTGGCCATGGTCTGCGAAGACGAAGAGACACCTGTTGCTCAGGAGGAGCTTCCACCTGGTACAGAGGACCTTGCAGACCCTGCTAAG AGAGTGACGGAGATCGAGAACATGCGCCACAAGGTAATCGAGGTCCGGCAGGAAGTCTTCAACCACAACGAACATGAAGTCAGCAAGCGTTGGGCCTTTGAGGAAGGG ATTAAGAGACCATACTTCCATGTCAAAGCCTTAGAGAAGACCCAGCTGAACAACTGGAAGGAGTACCTGGACTTTGAGATTGAAAATGGGACTCCGGAGCGTGTGGTCGTTCTTTTTGAACGATGCCTCATCGCTTGTGCTCTCTATGAAGAGTTTTGGACCAAG TATGCAAAATATCTAGAGGGCTACAGCACTGACGGTGTGAGACATGTCTACAAGAAGGCTTGTACCATCCATCTACCCAAAAAACCAGCCATCCACCTGCTGTGGGCAGCCTttgaggagcagcagg GCAACGTTGAGGAGGCCCGTGGAGTCCTGAAGTCCCTGGAGGCAGCAGTCCCAAGTTTGGCCATGGTGCGCCTTCGGAGGGTCAGTCTGGAGCGTCGCCATGGTAACTTAGAGGAAGCAGAGGCACTGTTGAGGGAGGCCATGGAATCTGCAAAGAATGCTACTGAGACATCATTCTATGCTGTGAAGCTGGCCAGGCAGCTGATGAAGGTGCAGAGAAGTCTGAGCAAAGCCAGGAAGGTGCTGCTGGATGCGATTGAAAAAGACCAG ACGAGTCCAAAACTGTATCTTAACCTGCTTGAGCTGGAATACAGTGGAGATGTGACACAGAACGAGGCAGAGATCTTGGCTTGTTTCGACCGAGCCCTGAAGAGCCAGATGCCCCTTGAATCCCGCCTCCTCTTCTCCCAACGCAAAGTCGAATTCCTCGAGGACTTTGGCAGTGACATCAACGT GCTTGTTGCTACATACGAGGAACACCAGAAACTACAGAAAGAAAGCGAGCCAACCAAGAGGAAAGCGGAGAACGGGTATGACAG CTCTCAGGAACCTGACGCCAAAAGACAGCGTGTGGATGAGGCTTCCTCTGGTGCAGCAAACGCAATGACAGACATGCAGGCGAACAACTCTGCCTACAACTACAACTGGTACCAG CAACAATACGCCGGTTGGGGACAAAACTCTTGGGGGCAGTACAACCAGTATGCCCAGTATAACCATTACTATCCCCCTCCTCCTACATGA
- the fkbp3 gene encoding peptidyl-prolyl cis-trans isomerase FKBP3: protein MAAEPTREWSDEQLKSDDLPKKDIIKFIQDNAAHSFLNEHKLLGNIKNVAKTAKKEQLIIAYNQLFESKRFKGTEPIEEVTEQVKAVKIDEKPKEVKTEVVDEGPPKFTKSVLKKGDKTNFPKKGDTVSCWYTGTLEDGTVFDTNIPAAARKKKQTKPLSFKVGLGRVIRGWDEGLLTMSKGETARLEIEPEWAYGKKGVPESKIPPNAKLIFEVELVAVD from the exons ATGGCGGCTGAACCAACACGGGAGTGGAGCGATGAGCAGCTCAAAAGTGATGATTTACCAAAAAAAGACATCATAAAGTTCATTCAGGACAATGCAGCCCACTCG tttctTAATGAACACAAGCTGCTgggaaacataaaaaatgttgcCAAAACAGCAAAGAAAGAACAACTGATCATTGCCTACAATCAGCTCTTTGAAAGCAAA AGGTTTAAGGGCACAGAGCCAATCGAGGAAGTGACTGAGCAAGTTAAAGCTGTGAAAATTGATGAAAAGCCCAAAGAAGTCAAGACAGAAGTTGTGGACGAG GGTCCACCAAAGTTCACAAAGTCAGTGCTGAAGAAAGGTGACAAGACAAACTTCCCAAAGAAAGGTGACACTGTGAGCTGCTGGTACACCGGTACCTTGGAGGATGGAACCGTCTTCGACACCAATATCCCCGCAG CAGCGAGAAAGAAGAAGCAAACCAAACCACTGAGCTTCAAAGTTGGCTTGGGCAGAGTCATCAGAGGT TGGGATGAGGGTCTTCTAACAATGAGCAAGGGTGAAACAGCTCGACTGGAGATTGAACCAGAGTGGGCCTACGGAAAGAAGGGTGTCCCTGAATCCAA AATCCCACCCAATGCAAAGCTGATTTTCGAGGTTGAGCTGGTGGCCGTTGATTAA
- the prpf39 gene encoding pre-mRNA-processing factor 39 isoform X2 encodes MEDTGLHLSDDPITGMLETESPAMESNGDGFLPDLPVLGQTADWSLDQVAPEPLTNILPEDSDASQDAPGEQHHPSQQMNSTELGSVEKAVEHFQIASAQLFQEEQPPPQPTEEGEQPSEHKAESTEAQQDSQQMTTEPETAAQDSTQDGTETPQAAEDGMELEEPSKETTQDPAVPAEPAEPQLPSEFEKLFKGCEDNPEDFNGWVYLLQYVEQENVLEAVRKSFDIFFLRYPYCYGYWKKYADIEKKHGNIQVAEEVYRRGLQAIPLSVDLWLHYLTYIKENSDPSDPETEGRIRAAYDHAVLAAGTDFRSDRLWESFINWETEQEKLANVTAIYDRILGIPTQLYSQHFQRFKDHVQNNNPKHFLSEEEFVQLRLELSKANPVAMVCEDEETPVAQEELPPGTEDLADPAKRVTEIENMRHKVIEVRQEVFNHNEHEVSKRWAFEEGIKRPYFHVKALEKTQLNNWKEYLDFEIENGTPERVVVLFERCLIACALYEEFWTKYAKYLEGYSTDGVRHVYKKACTIHLPKKPAIHLLWAAFEEQQGNVEEARGVLKSLEAAVPSLAMVRLRRVSLERRHGNLEEAEALLREAMESAKNATETSFYAVKLARQLMKVQRSLSKARKVLLDAIEKDQTSPKLYLNLLELEYSGDVTQNEAEILACFDRALKSQMPLESRLLFSQRKVEFLEDFGSDINVLVATYEEHQKLQKESEPTKRKAENGSQEPDAKRQRVDEASSGAANAMTDMQANNSAYNYNWYQQQYAGWGQNSWGQYNQYAQYNHYYPPPPT; translated from the exons GTCTTCACCTTTCAGACGATCCCATTACTGGAATGCTGGAAACTGAGTCCCCTGCCATGGAGAGCAATGGGGATGGCTTCCTTCCTGACCTTCCTGTTCTAGGCCAAACCGCTGACTGGTCTCTAGACCAGGTTGCTCCAGAGCCGCTCACAAACATCTTGCCTGAGGACTCAGATGCATCCCAAGATGCTCCGGGGGAACAACATCACCCAAGCCAGCAGATGAATTCCACAGAGCTGGGATCTGTGGAGAAGGCTGTGGAACATTTTCAGATTGCCAGTGCTCAGCTCTTCCAAGAGGAGCAGCCTCCACCACAACCCACAGAAGAGGGAGAACAGCCATCAGAACACAAAGCAGAGTCTACGGAGGCTCAGCAAGACAGCCAGCAGATGACTACAGAACCAGAGACTGCAGCACAGGATAGCACTCAAG ATGGGACTGAGACACCACAAGCAGCAGAGGATGGCATGGAGCTGGAAGAACCATCCAAAGAGACAACACAAGACCCAGCTGTTCCTGCAGAGCCAGCAGAGCCACAGCTCCCCAGCGAGTTTGAGAAACTCTTCAAAGGATGCGAGGACAACCCAGAAGACTTCAATGGTTGGGTCTACCTGCTGCAGTATGTGGAGCAAGAG AATGTTCTTGAAGCTGTGAGAAAGTCCTTTGACATATTCTTCCTGCGGTATCCCTACTGCTATGGCTACTGGAAGAAATATGCTGATATAGAGAAAAAGCATGGGAACATACAGGTTGCAGAAGAG GTGTACAGAAGAGGCTTGCAGGCCATCCCTCTCAGTGTTGACCTGTGGCTGCACTACCTGACCTACATCAAAGAGAACTCAGACCCAAGTGACCCAGAGACAGAGGGACGCATTCGAGC TGCCTATGATCATGCAGTGCTTGCGGCTGGCACAGACTTTCGCTCAGACCGTCTGTGGGAGTCCTTCATCAACTGGGAGACAGAGCAGGAGAAACTGGCTAACGTCACTGCCATCTATGATCGCATCTTGGGCATTCCAACCCAACTGTATTCCCAGCACTTCCAGAG GTTCAAAGATCACGTGCAGAACAACAACCCCAAACACTTCTTGTCAGAAGAGGAGTTTGTACAGCTGAGGCTCGAGCTATCCAAAGCCAACCCCGTGGCCATGGTCTGCGAAGACGAAGAGACACCTGTTGCTCAGGAGGAGCTTCCACCTGGTACAGAGGACCTTGCAGACCCTGCTAAG AGAGTGACGGAGATCGAGAACATGCGCCACAAGGTAATCGAGGTCCGGCAGGAAGTCTTCAACCACAACGAACATGAAGTCAGCAAGCGTTGGGCCTTTGAGGAAGGG ATTAAGAGACCATACTTCCATGTCAAAGCCTTAGAGAAGACCCAGCTGAACAACTGGAAGGAGTACCTGGACTTTGAGATTGAAAATGGGACTCCGGAGCGTGTGGTCGTTCTTTTTGAACGATGCCTCATCGCTTGTGCTCTCTATGAAGAGTTTTGGACCAAG TATGCAAAATATCTAGAGGGCTACAGCACTGACGGTGTGAGACATGTCTACAAGAAGGCTTGTACCATCCATCTACCCAAAAAACCAGCCATCCACCTGCTGTGGGCAGCCTttgaggagcagcagg GCAACGTTGAGGAGGCCCGTGGAGTCCTGAAGTCCCTGGAGGCAGCAGTCCCAAGTTTGGCCATGGTGCGCCTTCGGAGGGTCAGTCTGGAGCGTCGCCATGGTAACTTAGAGGAAGCAGAGGCACTGTTGAGGGAGGCCATGGAATCTGCAAAGAATGCTACTGAGACATCATTCTATGCTGTGAAGCTGGCCAGGCAGCTGATGAAGGTGCAGAGAAGTCTGAGCAAAGCCAGGAAGGTGCTGCTGGATGCGATTGAAAAAGACCAG ACGAGTCCAAAACTGTATCTTAACCTGCTTGAGCTGGAATACAGTGGAGATGTGACACAGAACGAGGCAGAGATCTTGGCTTGTTTCGACCGAGCCCTGAAGAGCCAGATGCCCCTTGAATCCCGCCTCCTCTTCTCCCAACGCAAAGTCGAATTCCTCGAGGACTTTGGCAGTGACATCAACGT GCTTGTTGCTACATACGAGGAACACCAGAAACTACAGAAAGAAAGCGAGCCAACCAAGAGGAAAGCGGAGAACGG CTCTCAGGAACCTGACGCCAAAAGACAGCGTGTGGATGAGGCTTCCTCTGGTGCAGCAAACGCAATGACAGACATGCAGGCGAACAACTCTGCCTACAACTACAACTGGTACCAG CAACAATACGCCGGTTGGGGACAAAACTCTTGGGGGCAGTACAACCAGTATGCCCAGTATAACCATTACTATCCCCCTCCTCCTACATGA